One Pseudomonas sp. C27(2019) DNA window includes the following coding sequences:
- a CDS encoding glycerophosphodiester phosphodiesterase — MTLIYGHRGARGEAPENTLASFEACLKAGVNRCELDLQLSKDGQLMVIHDASLKRTTGLRGKVSQHSAEQLMQMDARHNTVPWPTVCPIPSLEQLFSLCPFEHWQLEVKEASRSRSAHIVRAIDQLSARFALQDKIIITSSSRTVLRAAKRLTPHLARGLVAEYAWLDPIKVALRYNCQMLVLNWALSTEQRLAKAQQAGLHVSVWTVNEPALMRRLAACGADSLITDFPGLAIATLGNH; from the coding sequence ATGACTCTAATTTATGGCCATCGCGGTGCACGCGGTGAAGCACCGGAAAACACCTTAGCTAGCTTTGAGGCCTGCTTAAAAGCTGGCGTTAATCGCTGCGAACTGGACCTACAACTGTCCAAAGACGGGCAGTTGATGGTTATTCATGATGCCAGCTTAAAGCGCACCACTGGCCTGCGCGGAAAAGTCAGTCAGCATAGCGCTGAGCAGCTGATGCAAATGGATGCACGGCATAATACGGTGCCCTGGCCAACCGTCTGCCCTATTCCCAGCCTTGAGCAGCTGTTTAGTCTCTGCCCATTTGAGCACTGGCAACTGGAGGTCAAAGAAGCCTCAAGAAGTCGTTCGGCACATATCGTGCGCGCCATTGATCAATTGAGTGCGCGCTTTGCCTTGCAGGATAAAATCATTATTACCAGCAGCTCACGCACCGTTTTACGCGCAGCAAAACGCCTCACACCGCACCTAGCGCGCGGGTTGGTTGCTGAGTATGCATGGTTGGATCCAATTAAAGTGGCACTGCGTTATAACTGTCAGATGCTGGTATTGAATTGGGCGTTATCAACAGAGCAGCGCTTAGCTAAAGCACAGCAGGCAGGGTTACATGTATCAGTATGGACAGTCAACGAGCCAGCGCTGATGCGCCGACTCGCTGCGTGTGGTGCAGACAGCCTGATTACTGACTTTCCCGGTTTGGCCATTGCCACCCTTGGGAATCACTGA
- a CDS encoding phosphodiesterase: MKHIGILVCLTVLSISHIQAEVLRIPISQQGASSLSMPAHGDKQAQVLQQFGEPRIRHQSVGQPPISRWDYPNFSVYFEYTTVINSVQIHQPRTPITP; encoded by the coding sequence ATGAAACACATCGGTATTCTTGTCTGCTTAACTGTCCTATCAATCAGCCATATCCAAGCTGAAGTATTACGCATTCCGATCAGCCAGCAAGGTGCTTCTAGTCTCAGCATGCCCGCTCACGGAGACAAACAAGCACAGGTACTTCAGCAGTTTGGCGAACCACGTATTCGCCATCAAAGTGTTGGCCAACCACCGATAAGCCGCTGGGACTATCCAAATTTCAGTGTCTATTTTGAATACACTACTGTAATAAATAGTGTGCAAATTCATCAGCCTCGCACCCCTATTACGCCATGA